The proteins below are encoded in one region of Rhodopirellula halodulae:
- a CDS encoding aromatic ring-hydroxylating oxygenase subunit alpha, giving the protein MYHATTSLPAILPSQWYTDADFNRRERTALRRDGWQLVAAASQLANSGDYVAMDCLGLPLVVRNHDGELVAFQNVCAHRQCQLVPKGQGTSEELRCPYHGWRYGADGRTRKIPEAKNFPYFDREKHRLTGYPVHQIGQLVFVDLAVDKRSDEPSDPQMSWPAPWLSELAARTNSDDWQLVLSDELSYPCDWKIPIEGSLESYHLSEVHSETFGTDPGENASTHELLPWGTRFATDAREDSFLARIEERVMKYLVGNFGPEYHHVHAFPNIMASFTDTMSLVYQITPVVDCATDGQSGGTPQSKMKVFGFTRKSKRSGPVGRLLSRGLGRSAASMAQKVLAEDAAIFPKVQAGMNAAVSHHRQTPERIFGRCEERLHAFHVHWNQQMKRHG; this is encoded by the coding sequence ATGTATCACGCGACGACCTCCCTTCCAGCGATTCTGCCATCGCAGTGGTACACCGACGCTGACTTCAATCGGCGTGAGCGGACGGCGTTACGTCGCGACGGATGGCAACTGGTGGCCGCCGCGTCTCAACTGGCAAATTCAGGCGACTACGTCGCGATGGACTGCCTCGGGCTCCCACTGGTCGTCCGCAACCACGACGGTGAACTGGTCGCATTTCAAAACGTCTGTGCCCACCGGCAATGCCAACTCGTCCCAAAGGGACAGGGCACATCGGAAGAATTAAGATGTCCGTACCACGGCTGGCGTTACGGGGCTGATGGCCGAACACGAAAGATCCCCGAAGCAAAGAACTTCCCTTACTTTGACCGTGAAAAGCACCGCTTGACCGGCTATCCGGTTCACCAAATTGGTCAATTGGTTTTCGTAGATCTCGCTGTCGACAAGAGGTCCGACGAACCAAGTGATCCGCAGATGTCTTGGCCCGCACCATGGCTGAGCGAACTGGCCGCCCGAACCAATTCAGATGACTGGCAATTGGTTCTGTCGGATGAGTTGAGTTACCCGTGCGACTGGAAGATTCCCATCGAAGGATCGCTCGAAAGTTATCACCTCAGCGAAGTGCATTCTGAAACATTCGGAACAGACCCGGGCGAAAACGCGAGCACGCATGAATTGCTTCCCTGGGGAACTCGCTTCGCAACCGACGCCCGGGAGGACTCTTTCTTGGCCAGAATCGAGGAACGTGTGATGAAGTACTTGGTCGGCAATTTTGGCCCTGAATACCACCATGTGCACGCGTTTCCAAATATCATGGCATCGTTCACCGACACCATGAGTTTGGTCTACCAAATCACCCCGGTGGTCGATTGCGCAACCGATGGCCAAAGCGGCGGAACTCCCCAAAGCAAAATGAAAGTGTTCGGATTTACGCGAAAGTCCAAGCGCAGCGGTCCCGTTGGAAGATTGCTTTCGCGAGGACTTGGTCGGAGCGCGGCTTCCATGGCACAAAAGGTCTTGGCAGAAGACGCGGCGATTTTCCCCAAGGTTCAAGCGGGGATGAACGCCGCTGTGAGTCACCATCGCCAAACACCCGAAAGAATCTTTGGACGTTGCGAAGAACGTCTGCACGCGTTTCACGTGCATTGGAACCAACAAATGAAACGTCACGGATAA
- a CDS encoding SDR family oxidoreductase yields the protein MQSDSYQTNATLDLLGKRALVTGASRGIGKAIALELASRGASVAINFLKSEEQAVQVATEVSNLGRNVMLVRADVSSKDDVTAMVDTVADKWGGLDIVVSNAAAGGFRDLNDLTPVNFEAVLRSNSAPVVWLAQAAWPHLAKGDDHGKLVAVSSHGSNWAVPHYGAIGASKAALEALVRHLALELGDHGINFNCVLPGIIATEAIASMPGSEGLIEAATERMMVGQRRLCEQDVSSVVAFLSGPGSDLIQGQTIVVDGGVSIRV from the coding sequence ATGCAGAGTGACTCCTATCAAACGAATGCAACGTTGGACCTACTTGGAAAACGAGCCTTGGTCACGGGAGCAAGCCGTGGCATCGGCAAAGCCATCGCTCTCGAACTCGCTTCACGCGGTGCGTCGGTCGCGATCAACTTTTTGAAGTCAGAAGAGCAAGCCGTCCAAGTCGCGACGGAGGTTTCCAACCTCGGTCGAAACGTCATGCTCGTGCGGGCCGATGTGTCTTCGAAAGACGATGTCACCGCGATGGTGGACACGGTTGCCGACAAATGGGGTGGACTGGACATCGTGGTCAGCAACGCCGCCGCCGGTGGCTTTCGCGATCTGAACGATCTCACGCCGGTCAACTTCGAAGCTGTTTTGCGCAGCAACTCCGCTCCCGTGGTTTGGCTCGCGCAAGCGGCTTGGCCTCATTTGGCCAAGGGTGACGATCACGGCAAACTGGTCGCGGTGAGCAGCCACGGATCCAACTGGGCGGTCCCGCACTACGGTGCCATCGGCGCTTCCAAAGCGGCGCTCGAAGCCTTGGTCCGTCATCTTGCATTGGAACTGGGCGACCATGGGATCAACTTCAATTGCGTCTTGCCTGGCATCATCGCAACGGAAGCAATCGCCAGCATGCCTGGATCGGAAGGTTTGATCGAAGCCGCGACCGAACGCATGATGGTCGGGCAACGACGCCTGTGCGAACAAGATGTCTCTTCCGTGGTGGCGTTTTTGAGCGGACCAGGCAGTGACCTCATTCAAGGCCAAACGATCGTCGTCGACGGCGGAGTCAGCATTCGCGTCTAA
- a CDS encoding RNA recognition motif domain-containing protein, which translates to MREASCLVGDGLQGIRLVTNIYVGNLSFKATEDELRGAFEQYGEVSSVNIIMDRETGRSRGFAFVEMADAEGAKDAIENLNGQEIDGRSVTVNEARPREPRGGGGGGYGGGGGGRGRGGYGGGGGNRGGGGGYGGGGGYGGGGGYGGRGDR; encoded by the coding sequence ATGCGAGAGGCATCTTGCCTCGTTGGTGACGGTTTGCAGGGTATTAGATTAGTGACGAACATTTATGTCGGGAACCTCTCGTTTAAAGCCACGGAGGATGAGCTTCGTGGGGCGTTCGAACAGTATGGCGAAGTGTCATCTGTGAACATCATCATGGATCGAGAGACAGGACGTAGTCGCGGATTTGCCTTTGTCGAAATGGCGGACGCCGAAGGCGCAAAAGACGCGATCGAAAACCTGAACGGACAAGAAATTGACGGTCGCAGCGTGACGGTCAACGAAGCTCGTCCACGTGAACCGCGTGGTGGCGGTGGTGGTGGATACGGTGGCGGTGGCGGCGGACGCGGCCGAGGTGGCTATGGCGGTGGCGGCGGAAACCGCGGCGGCGGTGGCGGCTACGGTGGTGGCGGTGGATACGGCGGCGGTGGCGGCTACGGTGGCCGCGGCGATCGCTGA
- the hemG gene encoding protoporphyrinogen oxidase: MNIAIIGGGLSGLSTAAHLRLLAKKQGKPQPNVTLFEAADRLGGVIHTETVTDEAGNRFVIDHGADMFATAPPAAIELCEQLGVADQLLRPNPNGRGAMIATGDQLVPIPEGFVLMRPTRLWSMITTPLLSWPGKLRLLRERLIPPRDNSVADESVGAFVRRRLGPECLDNIVAPLVAGIYTADVDRLSMAATMKPLWDMESQDGSLAKATIRRVRSGEDSTEQASSGARYEKFRAFPEGMKQWMDTLADFIGRESIRLQTSVLSIEQADNGRYRVNIDSGASPGLEDSSEFDQVVISTPAHVAAGLVQSWSEKASETLRSIPFASTAIVVMAVRKEYVERLPDTFGFVVPPKEQRHVLAGSFASTKFPQRAPDDHVIIRAFVGGVLQPEILQRSDDEIVSVVRKELGDLIGLDQALSIDELASVIRVVRWNQAMPQYEVGHLEKVETIRSALEPFTGLHLNTNALGGVGIAPVIAAAERTAKKILADVS; this comes from the coding sequence ATGAACATTGCGATCATTGGTGGTGGTTTGTCGGGATTGTCGACCGCCGCTCACCTGCGTTTGTTGGCAAAGAAACAAGGCAAGCCGCAGCCCAACGTCACGCTATTTGAAGCAGCCGATCGACTCGGCGGAGTCATCCATACCGAAACCGTGACGGATGAGGCTGGCAATCGGTTCGTCATCGATCACGGTGCCGACATGTTCGCCACCGCGCCACCCGCAGCCATCGAATTGTGTGAGCAGTTGGGAGTCGCGGATCAGCTGCTGCGCCCCAATCCCAACGGTCGTGGCGCCATGATTGCGACGGGCGACCAGTTGGTCCCCATTCCCGAAGGGTTTGTCTTGATGCGACCAACCCGGCTTTGGTCGATGATCACAACGCCTTTGTTGAGTTGGCCAGGAAAGTTGCGTTTGCTTCGCGAGCGTTTGATACCGCCTCGAGACAACAGCGTTGCTGACGAAAGTGTGGGCGCGTTTGTCCGGCGAAGGTTGGGACCCGAGTGCTTGGATAACATCGTGGCGCCGTTGGTGGCTGGGATCTACACCGCGGACGTGGATCGGTTGAGCATGGCGGCGACGATGAAGCCACTGTGGGACATGGAGTCGCAAGACGGATCATTGGCAAAGGCGACCATCCGCCGCGTTCGATCTGGAGAGGACTCCACCGAACAAGCCAGCAGCGGGGCTCGCTACGAAAAGTTTCGCGCCTTTCCAGAGGGCATGAAGCAGTGGATGGATACACTCGCTGACTTCATCGGTCGTGAGAGTATTCGACTGCAAACATCAGTGCTGTCGATCGAACAGGCCGACAATGGGCGTTATCGAGTGAACATCGATTCCGGTGCATCGCCAGGCTTGGAAGATTCGTCGGAGTTCGATCAAGTCGTGATCTCAACGCCGGCGCACGTGGCGGCAGGTTTGGTTCAGTCTTGGAGCGAAAAGGCATCGGAAACACTTCGCAGCATTCCCTTTGCCTCGACCGCCATCGTGGTGATGGCTGTGCGGAAAGAATATGTTGAACGGTTGCCGGATACGTTTGGTTTTGTCGTGCCGCCAAAGGAACAGCGTCACGTTTTGGCGGGCAGCTTTGCTAGCACCAAATTCCCGCAGCGGGCACCGGACGATCACGTCATCATCCGGGCGTTTGTCGGTGGTGTCTTGCAACCTGAAATCCTGCAGCGCAGCGACGACGAAATTGTTTCCGTGGTGCGAAAGGAACTGGGGGATCTGATTGGGCTCGACCAAGCCTTGTCAATTGACGAGCTTGCGTCGGTGATCCGCGTGGTTCGGTGGAATCAGGCGATGCCTCAGTACGAGGTTGGGCACTTGGAAAAGGTCGAAACGATCCGTTCCGCGTTGGAGCCATTCACCGGATTGCATCTGAACACGAATGCACTGGGCGGTGTGGGGATCGCACCCGTCATCGCGGCGGCGGAGCGAACTGCGAAGAAGATTTTGGCCGACGTATCTTAA
- a CDS encoding ferredoxin--NADP reductase, translating into MDEVDYPDEEEKQQLREKHYNATIIKRIDLTEDLARFRIQCDEPFMPFVPGQYVAIGLGNWEPRLRGTQPEDVPIKKSRKLVRRAYSISCPILHDADSPHAGQLAPVDEIDYLEFYITLVRQGATSASKPPALTPRLFGKTDGDRICVEKKITGRYLLGDIPLDENVLMLGTGTGEAPHNAMATTLLSNGHRGKVVVATSVRFQSDLGYQPEHDELMRRFPNYCYLPLTTREPKNLEPNRPDYVGKQYLQTIFTSGRLAELVGDPLSPSNTHVFLCGNPDMIGYVPPGAETPDRPGMLPLLRAAGFHDADEASGPGTIRFEKYW; encoded by the coding sequence ATGGACGAAGTGGACTACCCAGATGAGGAAGAGAAACAGCAGCTCCGCGAAAAACACTACAACGCGACCATCATCAAACGAATCGACCTGACGGAAGACCTCGCTCGATTCCGCATTCAGTGCGACGAACCGTTCATGCCGTTTGTGCCAGGGCAGTACGTCGCGATCGGACTGGGGAACTGGGAACCCCGGTTGCGTGGGACTCAACCAGAAGACGTCCCGATCAAAAAGTCACGCAAACTGGTCCGCCGCGCATACTCGATTTCATGTCCGATCTTGCACGACGCAGATTCGCCGCACGCCGGCCAACTGGCGCCGGTGGACGAGATCGACTACCTGGAGTTCTACATCACCCTGGTCCGCCAAGGCGCCACGTCGGCGAGCAAACCACCTGCGCTGACGCCTCGCCTGTTCGGCAAAACCGACGGAGATCGAATCTGCGTGGAGAAAAAGATCACGGGACGTTACCTGTTGGGCGATATTCCTTTGGACGAGAACGTTCTGATGCTCGGGACGGGGACCGGCGAAGCACCTCACAACGCCATGGCCACAACGCTGTTGTCCAACGGCCATCGCGGCAAGGTCGTGGTGGCCACCAGCGTTCGCTTCCAGTCCGATCTCGGATACCAGCCCGAACACGATGAACTGATGCGTCGCTTTCCGAATTACTGCTACCTGCCTCTGACAACTCGCGAGCCGAAGAACCTGGAACCGAACCGTCCCGATTACGTCGGCAAGCAATACCTTCAAACAATCTTCACTTCCGGTCGACTGGCTGAATTGGTTGGCGATCCGCTGTCCCCGTCAAACACGCACGTTTTCCTGTGCGGCAACCCAGACATGATCGGCTACGTTCCGCCAGGTGCGGAAACTCCTGACAGGCCGGGCATGCTCCCTCTGTTGCGTGCGGCCGGTTTCCACGATGCTGATGAAGCTTCCGGGCCAGGCACAATTCGCTTCGAGAAATACTGGTAG
- a CDS encoding glucose-1-phosphate adenylyltransferase: MIMDLNNTIALILGGGRGTRLFPLTKIRAKPAVPLAAKYRLIDIPISNCINSGLNRAYVLTQFLSESLHRHLRQTYTFDHFNGGFVELLAAQQTVNSGTDWYQGTADAVRKNLVHLRESWIKHVLILSGDQLYRMDFREMMRTHIESGAAATIAGIPVTRKDASALGIMQVDDSGRVTGFVEKPQTEEEIAKVRMEPSWIDARGIESQGRDLLASMGLYIFDKDLMVDMLESSTHSDFGKEVFPEAINTHKVQLHLFDGYWEDIGTIRSFYEANLSLASKNPPFDIRNRHSPIYSRPRFLPPTIIGDANIRGSLIADGCRIGDNVTIENSVIGLRTVIGDNVTIKDSVVMGADFIEMRGANRDGRLPLGVGAGSYIEGAILDKNCRVGQNVRITNAAKVDHQGEDDDLQIRDGISIVIKDGQINDGFQC; the protein is encoded by the coding sequence GTGATCATGGACCTCAACAACACCATCGCTTTGATTCTTGGTGGCGGCCGCGGGACTCGCCTGTTTCCGTTGACAAAGATCCGCGCCAAACCCGCTGTGCCATTGGCGGCCAAGTATCGCTTGATCGACATTCCGATCAGCAATTGCATCAACAGCGGCCTGAATCGTGCCTACGTGCTGACCCAATTTTTGTCGGAAAGCCTGCACCGTCACCTTCGTCAGACCTACACGTTTGACCATTTCAACGGCGGCTTTGTCGAACTGCTGGCGGCTCAGCAAACCGTCAACTCAGGAACGGACTGGTACCAAGGCACCGCCGATGCGGTTCGCAAGAACCTGGTCCACCTTCGTGAAAGCTGGATCAAACACGTGCTGATCCTTTCGGGTGACCAACTGTACCGAATGGATTTTCGAGAAATGATGCGGACGCATATCGAATCCGGTGCGGCCGCGACCATCGCGGGCATTCCCGTGACTCGCAAAGACGCTTCCGCGCTGGGCATCATGCAAGTCGATGACTCCGGCCGCGTGACCGGCTTTGTCGAGAAGCCACAAACCGAAGAGGAGATCGCGAAAGTTCGCATGGAGCCTAGCTGGATCGACGCTCGCGGCATCGAAAGCCAAGGGCGTGACCTACTGGCCAGCATGGGCCTGTACATTTTCGACAAGGACCTGATGGTCGACATGTTGGAAAGCAGCACACACAGCGATTTCGGCAAAGAAGTGTTCCCGGAAGCGATCAACACGCACAAGGTTCAGCTGCACCTGTTCGATGGCTACTGGGAAGACATCGGTACCATCCGCTCGTTCTACGAAGCCAACCTGTCGCTGGCCAGCAAGAACCCGCCGTTTGACATCCGCAATCGACATTCACCGATCTACAGCCGGCCTCGCTTTCTGCCACCAACGATCATTGGCGACGCCAACATCCGGGGCAGCTTGATCGCCGACGGCTGCCGAATTGGCGACAATGTCACGATCGAAAACAGCGTCATCGGCCTTCGAACGGTCATCGGCGACAACGTGACGATTAAAGACAGCGTGGTCATGGGAGCGGACTTCATCGAAATGCGTGGTGCCAATCGCGACGGCCGTTTGCCGCTGGGCGTCGGAGCCGGCAGTTACATCGAAGGCGCGATCCTCGACAAAAATTGCCGCGTGGGACAAAACGTTCGCATCACCAATGCCGCGAAGGTCGACCACCAAGGCGAAGACGATGACCTGCAAATTCGAGACGGCATCAGCATCGTGATCAAGGATGGTCAGATCAACGACGGATTCCAGTGCTAA
- a CDS encoding 3-hydroxyacyl-ACP dehydratase FabZ family protein, whose product MARSEFILDPALLDIEKPIADINAIREYNPQRHEMEQLTAILYEDLDQHACAAYKAITEDEFWVRGHMPGMPLMPGVVMLEAVAQLSSYYTQKHDLLGAAMVGFGGVDEVRFRGVVTPGDNLIVLVKLEKARRGRMIVARFQGVVGTDLVLEGCLRGIPIPIEAVTRQLGAAKESTNS is encoded by the coding sequence GTGGCACGTAGCGAATTCATCCTGGACCCGGCTCTGCTGGACATTGAAAAGCCAATCGCAGACATCAATGCGATTCGCGAGTACAACCCGCAGCGGCACGAAATGGAACAGCTGACGGCGATTCTCTATGAGGATCTCGATCAGCATGCTTGCGCAGCGTACAAGGCCATCACGGAAGATGAATTCTGGGTTCGCGGTCACATGCCCGGCATGCCGCTGATGCCCGGTGTGGTGATGTTGGAAGCAGTCGCTCAGCTTTCCAGCTACTACACCCAAAAGCACGATCTTCTCGGCGCCGCCATGGTCGGTTTCGGTGGTGTTGACGAAGTCCGTTTCCGCGGAGTCGTGACCCCCGGCGATAACTTGATCGTGTTGGTGAAGCTCGAAAAAGCTCGCCGTGGCCGCATGATCGTTGCCCGCTTCCAAGGCGTCGTCGGCACGGACTTGGTTTTGGAAGGTTGCCTGCGAGGCATCCCAATTCCAATCGAAGCTGTCACTCGCCAACTTGGCGCCGCCAAAGAGTCGACCAACTCCTGA
- a CDS encoding 50S ribosomal protein bL37 produces MAKPHRKPKKANHGKRPANAKARKAKRKKIKT; encoded by the coding sequence GTGGCCAAGCCCCACCGGAAACCAAAGAAAGCCAACCACGGCAAACGTCCTGCCAACGCCAAAGCCCGCAAAGCAAAGCGTAAGAAAATCAAGACCTGA
- the infA gene encoding translation initiation factor IF-1 has protein sequence MGKKEEAFEVEGTVTQALANTRFRVQLETGNEVMAHVAGRMRKHFIRIVPGDKVRVELSPYDLTKGRIVYRER, from the coding sequence TTGGGTAAGAAAGAAGAAGCTTTTGAAGTCGAGGGCACCGTTACACAGGCCCTCGCCAACACTCGCTTTCGCGTGCAATTGGAAACCGGCAACGAAGTCATGGCACACGTTGCCGGCCGCATGCGAAAGCACTTCATTCGGATTGTCCCAGGCGACAAGGTTCGCGTGGAACTCTCTCCGTACGATTTGACCAAAGGTCGCATCGTCTACCGAGAACGCTAG
- the rpsI gene encoding 30S ribosomal protein S9 → MISVKKDKINGDALGTGRRKSSVARVRVRPGSGNITINGKSIEDYFVNDQHRYAITETLDAAGLTGSVDLLVRVSGGGMTGQSGAVRMGLARALCSHDEALHDPMREGSFLTRDSRMKERKKPGLRGARRGVQFSKR, encoded by the coding sequence ATGATTTCAGTTAAAAAAGACAAGATCAACGGCGACGCACTGGGAACAGGTCGTCGCAAAAGCAGCGTTGCCCGAGTTCGCGTGCGTCCCGGCAGCGGTAACATCACAATCAACGGAAAATCGATCGAAGACTATTTCGTCAACGATCAACATCGCTACGCGATCACTGAAACGCTCGATGCAGCGGGATTGACCGGATCGGTCGACCTGTTGGTTCGCGTTTCCGGTGGTGGCATGACCGGCCAAAGCGGCGCCGTCCGCATGGGCTTGGCTCGTGCCCTGTGCAGCCACGATGAGGCTCTGCACGATCCAATGCGTGAAGGCAGCTTCCTGACGCGTGATTCACGTATGAAGGAACGTAAGAAACCAGGCCTTCGCGGTGCTCGCCGTGGCGTTCAGTTTAGCAAACGCTAA
- the rplM gene encoding 50S ribosomal protein L13, which translates to MAVQRTYMAKPGQIEKQWYVVDASDEVLGRLASDIAVVLMGKHRPEYTPHVDCGDFVIVTNVEKIAMTGNKMSDRHYTWYTGYTGLRLESYQDRRDRKPEDLLFHAVRRMLPKNKLARQMLSKLKIYAGPEHPHTAQQPTELARTSKKATA; encoded by the coding sequence GTGGCTGTTCAACGAACCTACATGGCCAAACCCGGCCAAATCGAAAAACAGTGGTACGTCGTCGATGCCAGTGACGAAGTCCTCGGTCGACTCGCCAGCGATATCGCTGTTGTGTTGATGGGAAAGCATCGTCCTGAGTACACCCCACATGTGGATTGCGGTGACTTCGTCATCGTGACCAACGTCGAGAAGATCGCCATGACTGGCAACAAGATGAGTGATCGGCACTACACGTGGTACACCGGTTACACCGGACTGCGTTTGGAAAGCTATCAAGATCGTCGTGATCGCAAACCTGAGGATTTGCTGTTTCACGCTGTTCGTCGCATGCTTCCGAAAAACAAGCTGGCTCGCCAAATGCTGAGCAAGCTGAAAATTTACGCTGGTCCTGAGCACCCACACACCGCTCAGCAGCCAACCGAATTGGCTCGCACCAGCAAGAAAGCCACCGCCTAG
- a CDS encoding efflux RND transporter periplasmic adaptor subunit, producing the protein MSVNQQTVEETKAQIRGLVNEIAALSKSGATASEFYPELLSKIITALAAAGGAIWLLDDDQQLRLQYQINAEPSILNEGTEDADRHNRLIRRAAAAGQSLLVPPYSGTTDGDAEGNPTRYLLVLGALQHDGQKDGLIEIFQRPDTAPDTQRGYLRFLQQMCELAAEWLRSQKLRTLGDRQTLWQQADSFARAAHESLDLKETAAIVANEGRRLIGCDRVSVAIKKGRKCKVEAISGQDTIENRSNIVAALNVLATRVVAAGEPLWHDGSTEDLPPQIEEALEDYVDLSYGRNLAVLPLREPQRKLGHEAEVGAAGEVDRDNAHRGEVIGALIVEQIESDLPPEIFRQRCDLVFEHGTRAIANSQAHSNLFLMPLWRTLGRATWVLRARTLPKTVGVIAGIAALICGLIFIPMEFDLEAEGTLKAEARREVFAGIDGEVREVLVDHNSTVKAGDPLVKMINPDIDIEIEDLRGQIRTTMAELNRILTQSQNRSQLKPTERLAIELEEVEVRTKLKAQQAKLELKEQRAADLIVRSPIDGIVVSWEVEKMLLNRPIQTGQVLMEIADLSKPMYLEVEMPEKREGHLDEFIQKNKTQVLDVDYILASNPDEALPGKLPVENISLRADTSEEHGSIIKMRVLPDLTELNKLSPSPGTKLTADVKCGKRASGFVLLHEVLEWLYKFMF; encoded by the coding sequence ATGTCGGTCAACCAACAAACGGTCGAAGAAACCAAAGCACAGATCCGTGGTTTGGTGAACGAAATCGCAGCTCTCTCAAAGAGCGGTGCCACCGCCTCGGAGTTTTATCCAGAGCTGCTTTCGAAAATCATCACCGCCCTGGCAGCCGCCGGTGGTGCGATTTGGTTGCTCGATGACGACCAACAACTACGGCTGCAGTACCAAATCAATGCGGAACCTTCGATTCTGAACGAAGGCACGGAAGACGCCGATCGACACAACCGATTGATCCGCCGAGCCGCGGCCGCCGGCCAATCTCTTTTGGTCCCGCCCTACAGCGGAACGACCGACGGCGACGCGGAAGGAAACCCGACCCGTTATCTGTTGGTGCTGGGTGCACTGCAGCATGACGGACAAAAGGACGGCTTGATTGAGATCTTCCAACGCCCCGACACGGCACCGGATACCCAACGTGGCTACCTGCGGTTCCTACAGCAGATGTGCGAATTGGCGGCGGAGTGGCTTCGCAGCCAAAAGTTGCGAACACTCGGTGATCGCCAAACCCTTTGGCAACAAGCCGACTCGTTTGCCCGCGCCGCTCACGAATCACTCGATCTCAAAGAAACCGCCGCCATCGTCGCGAACGAAGGCCGCCGATTGATCGGCTGCGACCGAGTCAGCGTGGCCATCAAGAAAGGCCGCAAGTGCAAGGTGGAGGCCATCAGCGGCCAAGACACCATCGAGAATCGCTCGAACATCGTTGCAGCCCTGAACGTCCTGGCAACTCGAGTGGTCGCCGCCGGCGAACCTCTTTGGCACGACGGGTCCACGGAAGATCTGCCGCCGCAAATTGAAGAAGCCCTCGAGGATTACGTCGACCTTTCCTACGGCCGCAACTTGGCCGTCCTTCCGCTGCGTGAACCACAACGCAAACTCGGTCACGAAGCCGAGGTGGGTGCCGCCGGAGAAGTCGACCGCGACAACGCTCACCGCGGCGAAGTCATCGGTGCGTTGATCGTGGAACAAATCGAATCAGATCTGCCGCCGGAAATCTTCCGCCAACGTTGTGACTTGGTTTTCGAACACGGCACTCGAGCCATCGCGAATTCGCAAGCACACTCGAATCTCTTCCTGATGCCGCTGTGGCGGACACTCGGTCGCGCCACCTGGGTTCTGCGGGCTCGCACCCTGCCCAAGACTGTCGGTGTGATCGCGGGCATTGCCGCATTGATCTGCGGATTGATCTTCATCCCGATGGAGTTCGACCTGGAAGCCGAAGGCACCTTGAAAGCCGAAGCCCGCCGCGAAGTCTTCGCCGGAATCGACGGCGAGGTCCGTGAAGTGCTGGTGGACCACAACTCGACGGTCAAAGCCGGTGATCCACTGGTCAAGATGATCAACCCGGACATCGATATCGAAATTGAAGATCTGCGTGGGCAAATCCGCACGACGATGGCGGAACTGAATCGCATTCTGACGCAGTCACAAAATCGCTCGCAACTGAAGCCCACGGAGCGATTGGCAATTGAACTGGAAGAAGTCGAAGTCCGCACCAAGCTCAAGGCACAACAGGCCAAGCTCGAGCTGAAAGAGCAAAGAGCCGCGGATCTGATTGTGCGATCGCCCATCGACGGAATCGTTGTTTCGTGGGAGGTCGAGAAGATGCTGCTCAACCGACCGATCCAAACGGGCCAAGTCCTGATGGAAATCGCGGATCTCTCCAAACCCATGTATCTCGAAGTTGAGATGCCGGAGAAACGTGAAGGTCACTTGGATGAGTTCATTCAGAAAAACAAAACGCAAGTCCTCGATGTGGATTACATCCTGGCATCCAACCCGGACGAAGCTCTGCCGGGCAAGCTCCCCGTCGAAAACATTTCGCTTCGCGCGGATACCAGCGAAGAGCATGGCTCGATCATCAAAATGCGTGTCCTGCCCGACCTAACGGAACTGAACAAGTTGTCGCCCAGCCCCGGCACCAAGCTGACCGCCGACGTGAAATGCGGCAAACGTGCCAGCGGCTTTGTACTGCTGCATGAGGTGCTCGAGTGGCTCTACAAGTTCATGTTCTGA